Part of the Vigna angularis cultivar LongXiaoDou No.4 chromosome 1, ASM1680809v1, whole genome shotgun sequence genome, TAAAATTTATCGATTTAATTAACATATTTCGagatttaaaaagtaaatagagttattaaaatatcatttttttttacttcataaTCGTAAAGAAcatctaataataaaattctgtAAGTGTTTAAAAACGGTTATTATAGACTCCGACTATTCACAGTGAGAATTAAGTGAACTAATTAGAGGCTCATGTTTGAGAAGAGTTTCCAGAGAATTTTGGTGAATTTACAGCCACAATTAGTGCGTTAATGTTTAGAATGGGACCCGCCATTCGACGTGCAAAAGTTAGCGATTGAATAATTCTGGGGATTGTAACGGTTTTACGGTGTGAGGAATCAAATGACCAAAGGATCCACTCATTAATCATGGCACTCCCTACATGACAAGTCACAACCATCCAAAACCTAATTTTAAGCCTTTCCTCTGCCAGCtaaaaatattctcaacttcACACATCATCATATAcataattattcttaattttagttGCCAACATAAAAATAGGGATCATCAACTAAGCTTATTCTGATTCAAAAATCACTCCAATTATATTTGCAATACAATATCTACGATTCACTTATTTTAAACCTAGAGAGAATCTGTAAGGGTAATTTATACATATCTAATTCTTTTTATCGCAAAAAATATGACACACTTTTACGTtgatttaacatattttacaaaaataaaataataaaaaaaatataaacttttatattattttaaaaaaatataaaaagtaaaaataatatcaaataaatctAAACTATTTAGAGGTATGTCAAAAGAAtctttacttaaaaaaatatcaacactttggatcaattttgtaaatatatttaattttaggttttATGCATTACCCATATGGTATATATAAAAGAGACGAACTACTTGctaattttttaatgaagtaTGATGATATGATCCTTGGCACTTGAGCACCCCAAGAGCACTATATAAAGCAACCATCCATTCCAAATTACTTCCATCATCACAAGCAGTCTTCTCCTAAGCATTAGCATTTGGTAGTGATTAGGAAGGTAAAGACAAAGCAGTGAGATCAGTTTAAGATGGCTTCCAAAGCTTGTTCCTCCCTTGCCATTTTCCTCACACtcaacctcattttcttctcacTTGTCTCTGCATGCGGTAGTTACTCATGCCCTGGTCCAAGCCCAAAGCCAAAGCCAACACCCAGCCCCAGCCCTAGTGGCTCCTGCCCCCGTGACGCACTCAAACTAGGTGTATGCGCCAATGTGCTCAACGGCTTGGTTAACGCCACCTTGGGTCAACCACCGGTTACCCCTTGCTGCTCCCTTCTCGATGGCCTCGTTGATCTTGAGGCTGCAGTCTGCCTCTGCACTGCTCTCAAAGCAAACATTTTGGGCATCAACCTCAACCTTCCCATCTCACTCTCCTTGCTTCTCAATGTTTGCTCCAGAACTACCCCACGTGATTTCCAGTGTGCTTAATCACAACATATATCATATCATCTTCATCTACTTTTCTACGTCTggatttcctttttcttctgtCATATTTCATCAACCTGTGTGTTTTCTAATTGATTGTACGTGCATGAGGGTTAGCTTCTCCCTCCTCCTTATTTCTTTTAGTTCCATGGTTAGAGTGTTGTTGCAATAAGTATAAAGTTCCTGATGCTATTATTTCTGTAAATCGTAGCCTGGGAACCAAACATGAACAATATGCTGTTACTTATTTCTTTGAGACATGATTATATTACAATAATTCTTCttaatttgtttcttctttttcctt contains:
- the LOC108334197 gene encoding 14 kDa proline-rich protein DC2.15 produces the protein MASKACSSLAIFLTLNLIFFSLVSACGSYSCPGPSPKPKPTPSPSPSGSCPRDALKLGVCANVLNGLVNATLGQPPVTPCCSLLDGLVDLEAAVCLCTALKANILGINLNLPISLSLLLNVCSRTTPRDFQCA